One Bacteroidota bacterium genomic window carries:
- a CDS encoding sensor histidine kinase, with protein sequence MKRLLISIVSLNFLFALYAQKSEYNDSLNLVVSSPAFSNAEKASILNNLSHKVLENNPQEASEFAFKALELSIKSKNNNLIALSYQNVGTAYYKRNLLDSAGIYCRKAEKIYLENGDTLPLGFVFKELGNIEADNGNYNLALSYYQKSLKIYEKQNDVHNQAVINSNIGALYINLGEIEQMFQYSSIALKFFRKENHKIGIASCLTNLSEYYFQKNDTTNIRLSLNEAIQLFHEEGASINEANALGSLGDYYSVYAMDQDKAINIYKQSMQLLSEIENNNLRMENYRKISLAYYKKQDYKNSLELAKKALEVTDTSNINYMQVNYYLFTYIYMGLRDFPNGEYSFDKYVELSNEVNHEARIKEIAEMEVKFETEKKEKEIIQLTTEKKLRTIMMLSLAGFMLLGSVVAYFVLHNHKQKRIITEQKYSELLKTQQLLATQAVLSGEETERRRLARDLHDGLGGMLSGIKLNLSNLKGNYFLDEEGKTNFDNAINSLDLSVTELRRVAHNLMPEVLLKYGLKEAVSDFCSTLSPGDAIQTEFRFYGIEVPVEQNLEITAFRIIQELVNNALKHSGAKKILVQLVQEESRLSLTVQDDGAGFDIQKIDNSRSFGLSSIQSRVASFNGIIDIHTAPGKGTEVEIEFEI encoded by the coding sequence ATGAAACGACTTTTAATCAGCATAGTAAGTTTAAATTTTTTATTCGCTTTATATGCACAAAAAAGCGAATATAATGATAGCCTAAATTTGGTAGTAAGTAGTCCGGCATTTTCTAATGCTGAAAAGGCTTCAATACTTAACAACTTAAGCCATAAGGTGCTTGAGAATAATCCTCAAGAAGCATCAGAATTTGCATTTAAAGCATTGGAATTATCAATTAAGTCGAAAAACAATAATTTAATTGCTCTTTCATACCAGAATGTGGGAACAGCCTATTATAAAAGGAATCTACTAGACAGTGCTGGTATTTATTGCAGAAAAGCAGAAAAAATATATCTCGAAAATGGCGACACCTTACCCTTAGGATTTGTATTTAAAGAACTAGGCAATATAGAAGCCGATAATGGTAATTACAATTTGGCCTTATCGTATTATCAAAAATCTTTAAAAATATACGAGAAGCAAAACGATGTTCACAATCAAGCTGTTATAAATAGCAATATTGGAGCATTGTACATTAATCTTGGCGAGATAGAACAGATGTTCCAATACTCAAGCATAGCACTTAAGTTCTTTCGGAAGGAAAACCATAAAATTGGTATTGCTTCATGCTTAACAAACCTTTCAGAATATTATTTTCAGAAAAATGATACTACAAATATTAGATTGTCATTAAACGAGGCAATTCAATTGTTTCACGAAGAAGGAGCATCAATAAATGAAGCCAATGCTTTGGGTAGTCTTGGCGATTATTATTCTGTTTATGCTATGGATCAGGATAAAGCCATAAACATCTACAAACAATCTATGCAATTGCTTAGCGAAATTGAAAATAATAATCTGCGAATGGAAAATTATCGTAAGATTTCGCTGGCTTATTATAAAAAACAAGATTATAAAAACTCGCTAGAATTAGCAAAAAAAGCTTTAGAAGTTACAGATACTTCAAACATAAACTACATGCAAGTAAACTATTACTTGTTCACATACATCTACATGGGGCTTAGAGATTTTCCGAACGGTGAGTATTCTTTTGATAAATATGTCGAACTTTCAAATGAGGTAAATCACGAAGCCCGAATAAAAGAAATTGCTGAAATGGAAGTTAAGTTTGAAACCGAGAAAAAGGAGAAGGAAATAATTCAACTTACCACAGAAAAGAAATTAAGAACCATCATGATGCTCTCCCTTGCTGGATTTATGTTATTGGGGAGTGTTGTGGCATACTTTGTTCTCCACAATCACAAACAAAAGAGAATAATTACAGAACAAAAATATAGCGAATTATTAAAAACCCAACAACTACTTGCCACCCAAGCTGTTCTTTCGGGCGAAGAAACAGAGCGTCGCAGGCTTGCCCGCGACTTGCATGACGGTCTCGGAGGCATGCTTTCCGGAATAAAACTGAATCTATCTAATTTAAAAGGCAATTATTTCCTCGACGAGGAGGGAAAAACTAATTTCGATAATGCAATCAACAGCCTCGATTTGTCGGTAACGGAACTACGACGGGTAGCCCATAACCTTATGCCCGAAGTGCTATTAAAGTATGGGCTAAAAGAAGCCGTTTCCGATTTTTGTTCCACCTTAAGCCCAGGAGATGCCATACAAACTGAATTCAGATTTTATGGAATTGAAGTACCCGTTGAACAGAACCTTGAGATTACCGCATTTCGTATCATACAGGAACTGGTTAACAATGCTCTCAAACATTCCGGAGCAAAGAAAATACTTGTGCAACTTGTTCAGGAAGAATCCAGACTGAGTCTGACGGTGCAAGACGATGGAGCAGGCTTTGATATACAAAAGATCGATAATAGCAGGTCTTTTGGACTTAGCAGCATTCAATCGCGTGTAGCAAGTTTTAATGGAATCATAGATATTCATACAGCACCTGGAAAAGGCACGGAGGTGGAAATTGAATTTGAAATCTAA
- the dnaJ gene encoding molecular chaperone DnaJ produces MAKRDYYEILDVPKSASADEIKKAYRKQALKFHPDRNPGDKEAEDKFKEAAEAYEVLSDPQKHQRYDQYGHAGLGGAAGGGGHFTNMEDIFSHFGDIFSDFGFGGFGGFSGSRHRGQRVNKGTNLRVKVTLDLFEVAKGVEKKIKVTKYVACEACHGKGAKGSDGFVTCSTCNGAGQVTRIANTMLGRMQTTSVCPSCNGDGTMIKDKCNSCAGEGIVKGEEVISLNIPAGVGEGMQLNVAGKGNAARRGGVNGDLLVVIEEKKHPHLIRDGNDLMYLLYLSFPQAAMGDNVEIPTVDGKVKIKIEPGTQPGKILRLRGKGLPEVNGYGRGDLLVNINVWIPTHLSKEEKKTIEKMAVSENFIPDAAAGDTGFFDRMKNMFD; encoded by the coding sequence ATGGCAAAAAGAGATTATTACGAGATACTCGATGTTCCCAAGTCAGCTTCGGCTGATGAAATAAAAAAAGCTTACCGCAAGCAGGCGCTCAAATTTCACCCCGACCGAAACCCGGGCGATAAAGAGGCAGAGGATAAGTTCAAAGAAGCTGCAGAAGCCTACGAAGTACTGAGCGACCCACAAAAGCACCAGCGATACGACCAGTATGGCCATGCCGGCTTGGGCGGTGCTGCCGGTGGTGGAGGTCATTTTACCAACATGGAGGATATCTTTAGTCATTTTGGGGATATTTTCAGCGATTTTGGTTTTGGAGGCTTTGGTGGGTTCAGCGGCAGCAGACACCGTGGCCAGCGTGTGAACAAAGGCACCAACCTGCGTGTAAAAGTTACCCTCGATTTATTTGAGGTAGCCAAAGGGGTAGAAAAGAAGATAAAAGTTACGAAGTATGTAGCCTGTGAGGCATGCCATGGCAAAGGAGCTAAGGGAAGTGATGGTTTTGTGACCTGCAGTACCTGTAATGGTGCCGGCCAGGTAACCCGTATAGCCAATACCATGCTCGGACGCATGCAGACCACTTCGGTTTGCCCAAGCTGCAATGGCGATGGCACTATGATTAAAGATAAATGCAACAGCTGTGCTGGCGAGGGCATTGTAAAAGGCGAAGAAGTAATAAGCCTGAACATTCCTGCCGGCGTAGGAGAAGGTATGCAGTTGAATGTGGCTGGAAAGGGAAATGCAGCGCGCCGTGGTGGTGTGAATGGCGATTTATTGGTGGTAATCGAAGAAAAAAAGCATCCCCATTTGATACGCGATGGCAACGACCTTATGTATTTGCTTTATCTGAGCTTTCCACAGGCAGCCATGGGCGACAATGTTGAAATACCTACCGTTGATGGAAAAGTTAAAATAAAGATTGAACCGGGCACCCAACCCGGAAAGATTCTGCGATTAAGGGGCAAAGGTCTGCCAGAAGTAAATGGTTATGGCCGGGGAGATTTGCTTGTCAACATCAATGTGTGGATACCCACACACTTGAGCAAGGAAGAGAAAAAAACCATCGAGAAGATGGCTGTTTCAGAGAATTTTATTCCTGACGCCGCTGCCGGAGATACCGGCTTTTTCGACCGCATGAAAAACATGTTCGACTAA
- a CDS encoding nucleotide exchange factor GrpE, protein MTRKSVKKTTGSEKYQAHDHADNKNKKESGAVDEATSISETDIQSEKGDNVSASELNGQSEIIEELERRLEDILAEAKEWQDKYMRLSAEFDNYRKRTLKEKAEITKLANADLLKDILPVVDDFERGRNTLSQAVDLDSFRLGIDLIYNKFVEFLRQNGISEIDARNQVFDLDFHEALTKIPAPTEEEKGKVIDVIEKGYLLNDRVIRYAKVVVGE, encoded by the coding sequence ATGACCAGGAAGTCAGTAAAGAAAACCACAGGTAGTGAGAAGTACCAAGCACACGATCACGCAGACAACAAAAATAAAAAAGAATCAGGAGCTGTCGATGAGGCAACATCCATATCAGAAACCGACATTCAGTCAGAGAAAGGCGATAATGTGTCAGCATCGGAGCTGAACGGGCAATCGGAAATAATAGAGGAGTTGGAACGCAGGCTGGAAGACATTCTAGCAGAAGCCAAGGAATGGCAGGATAAATACATGAGGTTGAGTGCAGAGTTTGACAATTACCGCAAACGCACGCTAAAGGAGAAGGCGGAGATCACAAAATTGGCTAATGCCGATCTGCTAAAAGATATTCTTCCGGTAGTTGACGATTTTGAGCGTGGTCGGAATACCCTTTCTCAAGCTGTCGACCTGGATTCGTTTCGACTTGGTATCGATTTAATTTACAATAAATTTGTCGAGTTTCTGAGACAAAACGGTATAAGCGAAATCGATGCTCGCAACCAGGTTTTTGACCTCGATTTTCACGAAGCACTCACCAAAATACCTGCACCTACCGAAGAAGAAAAAGGGAAGGTGATAGATGTGATTGAAAAGGGCTATCTGCTTAACGATCGTGTTATCAGGTATGCCAAAGTAGTGGTAGGCGAATAA
- a CDS encoding ABC transporter permease produces MSKVKHIIAREYLTRVRKKSFIVMTILGPLLFAAMLIAPIWLTQLEDNEAKTIVVVEYDRFGEPVPDSLLVFKGVFQNKPLLTFEYHGGLAETMVESLAKESNYYGFLKIRHNVIFSGQDVSVEFLSKEHPSLGLELQLTSTLENYLQSRKLLTYNVPPEVLKSLKTHVSLSSKLLDKDGFKDKGNVNLKRIVGYVCSMLIYGFIFYFGSQVMRGVVEEKTNRIIEVIITSVKPFQLMLGKIVGIGLVGLTQFLAWILLTILIFQGASSFLMREKMNDVEAMQNQPTELFESTPAADVATIEEPEFDFSGMIEMVKDIDIVLIFGLFLFYFLGGYLLYAAMFAAIGSAVDNETDSQQFMFPVTIPLIISIIVMANAISDPSGSVAFWFSMIPFTSPIIMMARIPFGVPAWQVVASMHILIATFILLTWLAGKIYRTGILMYGKKPNLKEILKWMRYQ; encoded by the coding sequence ATGAGCAAGGTCAAGCACATTATAGCCCGCGAATACCTTACCCGGGTGCGTAAAAAATCGTTTATTGTAATGACCATCCTGGGGCCGTTGCTTTTTGCTGCCATGCTCATTGCTCCAATCTGGCTAACTCAATTAGAAGACAACGAAGCTAAAACTATTGTAGTGGTGGAGTACGATCGATTTGGCGAACCTGTACCCGATAGCCTATTGGTGTTTAAAGGCGTTTTTCAGAATAAACCTTTGCTTACCTTCGAATACCATGGTGGCCTTGCGGAGACTATGGTCGAATCGCTTGCAAAAGAGTCGAATTATTATGGGTTTTTAAAAATCAGGCATAACGTAATTTTCAGTGGGCAGGATGTATCGGTAGAGTTTTTGTCTAAAGAACACCCAAGTTTGGGTTTGGAATTGCAGCTTACCTCTACACTCGAAAATTACCTGCAAAGCAGAAAACTGCTTACCTACAATGTTCCACCGGAAGTATTAAAATCGCTCAAAACCCATGTCAGTTTATCGTCTAAACTGCTCGATAAAGATGGATTTAAAGACAAGGGCAACGTAAACCTGAAGCGCATTGTGGGGTATGTGTGCAGCATGCTTATTTATGGCTTTATCTTTTATTTTGGCTCGCAGGTGATGCGCGGGGTGGTCGAAGAGAAAACAAATCGTATTATCGAAGTAATTATTACCTCGGTAAAACCTTTTCAGCTGATGCTTGGCAAAATTGTGGGTATCGGTCTTGTGGGCCTCACACAGTTTTTAGCTTGGATCCTGCTTACCATTCTTATTTTTCAGGGAGCTTCCAGCTTTTTGATGCGCGAAAAAATGAACGATGTGGAGGCAATGCAAAACCAACCCACGGAATTGTTCGAATCGACTCCTGCCGCAGATGTGGCTACCATCGAAGAGCCGGAGTTTGATTTCTCGGGTATGATTGAGATGGTGAAGGATATTGACATTGTACTTATTTTCGGCTTGTTTCTGTTTTATTTTTTAGGGGGCTATTTATTGTATGCGGCCATGTTTGCCGCCATTGGTTCGGCAGTAGACAACGAAACCGACAGCCAGCAGTTTATGTTTCCGGTCACCATACCATTGATAATTTCCATTATTGTAATGGCCAATGCAATATCCGACCCTTCGGGTTCGGTGGCATTCTGGTTTTCGATGATACCCTTTACTTCGCCCATTATCATGATGGCCCGGATTCCCTTTGGTGTGCCAGCCTGGCAGGTGGTTGCCTCGATGCATATTCTGATAGCCACCTTTATACTTTTAACCTGGCTTGCCGGTAAAATTTATCGAACTGGAATTCTAATGTATGGCAAGAAACCGAACCTTAAAGAGATTCTGAAGTGGATGCGCTACCAGTAA
- a CDS encoding OmpA family protein — MKTKLFVLMLACIFSLVLPAQVIDVKGKLKNQSLNRANLRTDQGIDKGLDVIEGGVKDAVTGEGENDDDQSKKDESKEVESDEQLASDGKSGGQKKQDDPKLESYSKFDFIPGEKIIFFDDFSQDAVGDFPMLWNTNGSAEVVTTNLFPGNWMKFVMSECVWTDELLNLPENFTIEFDVIPTGGLEGDGMSGYGFRLMQAKNARAWDGGSAPGEGGFYFNVEYFGRPNYSTWLNKDDCQASKLSGHINEEQLKQKMNQKYHISVWVQKSRVRLYQNENKIIDLPKAFPTGCLKPDRIRFEYGAAMISNIRIAVGAPDMRSKLITEGKLVSYGIYFDVNKDVVKPESYGTLKEIAKVLTENPDVKIKIVGHTDSDGADAANLDLSKRRGASVKNELVKTFGIDASRIESDGAGESQPVAPNDSPANKALNRRVEFIKL; from the coding sequence ATGAAAACGAAATTATTTGTTTTAATGCTTGCATGCATTTTTAGTTTAGTGTTGCCTGCACAGGTAATCGATGTAAAAGGAAAGCTAAAAAATCAGTCGCTCAACCGAGCCAATCTCCGGACAGATCAGGGAATTGACAAAGGTTTGGATGTAATTGAGGGAGGAGTAAAAGATGCGGTCACGGGTGAAGGAGAAAATGACGATGACCAGTCGAAAAAAGACGAATCAAAAGAGGTGGAATCAGATGAACAGCTTGCCTCGGATGGTAAATCCGGCGGCCAGAAAAAACAAGACGATCCTAAGCTGGAATCGTACTCAAAGTTCGATTTTATACCGGGTGAAAAAATTATTTTCTTCGACGACTTCAGTCAGGATGCTGTTGGCGATTTTCCAATGCTATGGAATACCAACGGCTCTGCCGAAGTGGTTACCACCAATTTATTCCCTGGTAACTGGATGAAGTTTGTGATGTCTGAGTGTGTTTGGACCGACGAACTTTTAAATCTTCCGGAAAACTTTACCATAGAATTTGATGTTATCCCGACAGGAGGCCTGGAGGGCGACGGTATGAGTGGTTATGGGTTCAGGCTTATGCAGGCAAAGAATGCCAGGGCTTGGGACGGCGGATCGGCTCCGGGCGAGGGAGGTTTTTATTTCAATGTTGAATATTTTGGCAGGCCAAACTACAGCACCTGGCTAAATAAAGACGATTGCCAGGCTTCTAAATTGAGCGGACATATCAACGAGGAGCAGCTGAAGCAAAAGATGAATCAGAAATACCATATTTCGGTATGGGTTCAAAAGTCCAGAGTAAGACTATACCAAAACGAAAATAAAATCATCGACCTTCCTAAAGCATTCCCTACTGGCTGCCTGAAACCCGACCGCATTCGGTTTGAATACGGTGCAGCCATGATTTCCAATATCCGCATTGCAGTGGGTGCACCCGATATGCGCAGCAAATTAATTACCGAAGGCAAGCTGGTTAGCTACGGAATTTACTTCGATGTAAATAAAGATGTAGTAAAACCCGAATCGTACGGCACACTCAAAGAAATTGCAAAAGTTTTAACTGAAAACCCCGATGTAAAAATAAAAATCGTTGGGCATACCGATAGCGACGGCGCCGATGCTGCCAACCTCGATCTTTCGAAACGTCGTGGCGCTTCAGTTAAGAATGAATTGGTAAAAACTTTTGGAATTGATGCCTCAAGAATTGAATCGGATGGAGCAGGCGAAAGTCAACCAGTTGCACCAAACGATTCGCCGGCAAATAAAGCGCTTAACCGCAGAGTGGAATTTATAAAATTGTAA
- a CDS encoding ATP-binding cassette domain-containing protein: MPYFEARQIYKQYSNQLALHNVSIDVPQASVYGLLGPNGAGKTTLIRIINRITAPDSGEIFFRHHPFAASDMASLGYLPEERGLYKKMKVGEQALYLARLKGLSRHDAIHKLKYWFDKFEMVNWWDKKIEELSKGMAQKVQFITTILHDPELIILDEPFSGFDPVNASMLKKEVLALKKEGKTIILSTHDMSSVEELCDNISLINKAETILQGKVSNIRQQFKKNRFELVFSGNSDELSRQLRGHCRIEASGIREDGNAYLLLQLPSGHQGNDILRYALELVPIHVFREVLPSMNEVFIQAVKQPQPYSI, from the coding sequence ATGCCCTATTTCGAAGCCCGCCAGATTTACAAGCAGTACAGCAACCAACTTGCCCTTCACAATGTCTCCATCGATGTTCCCCAAGCCTCTGTTTATGGACTGTTAGGCCCCAATGGAGCAGGCAAGACCACTTTAATCCGCATTATTAACCGAATTACCGCTCCGGATAGTGGAGAGATCTTTTTTCGTCATCATCCCTTTGCAGCCAGCGATATGGCCTCATTGGGTTATTTGCCCGAAGAACGGGGATTGTACAAAAAAATGAAAGTGGGCGAGCAGGCTTTGTACCTGGCGCGTTTGAAGGGCCTATCGCGGCACGATGCCATACACAAACTAAAGTATTGGTTCGATAAGTTTGAAATGGTTAACTGGTGGGACAAGAAGATTGAGGAGCTCTCGAAAGGGATGGCTCAGAAAGTACAATTTATTACTACTATTTTACACGACCCAGAACTAATCATACTCGACGAACCTTTTAGTGGTTTTGATCCTGTAAATGCCAGCATGCTGAAGAAAGAAGTACTTGCACTGAAGAAAGAGGGAAAAACAATTATCCTTTCTACCCACGACATGAGTTCGGTCGAAGAACTTTGCGACAACATAAGCCTTATCAATAAAGCCGAAACTATACTACAGGGCAAAGTCTCCAATATTCGCCAGCAGTTTAAGAAAAACCGCTTCGAATTGGTATTTTCCGGAAATTCCGATGAGCTTTCAAGGCAGCTCCGGGGACATTGTCGGATAGAAGCCAGCGGAATTCGGGAAGATGGCAATGCCTACCTGCTCCTGCAATTGCCAAGTGGTCACCAGGGCAATGATATTTTACGTTATGCGCTTGAGCTGGTGCCAATTCACGTATTCAGAGAGGTATTGCCCTCGATGAACGAAGTTTTTATACAAGCCGTTAAACAACCTCAACCCTATTCGATATGA
- a CDS encoding YIP1 family protein, protein MNIIERVKNILIKPKDEWEVISRENTPVAQLVTSYLLLLALIPAAAQFIRYGLIGYNIPFAGHVSGSWSWGIRQAVVSYIATVGGAFISAMIIDMLAPNFASRKNFNKAMELVVYSYTASFVAGIFYLVPGLGFLAMLGGLYGLYLLYMGMKPMMETPEDKLAPYFIVSLLVIIGVTIVLSLILGAILLSRAALTGVGMPGM, encoded by the coding sequence ATGAACATCATCGAAAGAGTAAAAAACATTCTCATCAAGCCAAAAGATGAGTGGGAAGTTATCAGTCGTGAAAACACCCCTGTGGCACAGCTTGTAACCAGTTATCTGCTTCTGCTGGCGCTGATACCTGCCGCCGCACAGTTTATCCGGTATGGTTTAATCGGCTACAACATACCTTTTGCCGGGCATGTTTCCGGTTCATGGTCATGGGGTATACGTCAGGCTGTAGTGTCTTATATCGCAACGGTGGGTGGAGCCTTTATCTCAGCAATGATTATAGACATGTTGGCGCCGAATTTTGCTTCTCGAAAAAATTTCAACAAAGCCATGGAATTGGTGGTGTATTCTTATACCGCTTCTTTTGTAGCTGGAATTTTTTATCTCGTTCCAGGACTTGGTTTCTTGGCTATGCTTGGAGGTTTATATGGTCTATACCTGCTTTACATGGGAATGAAACCTATGATGGAGACACCGGAAGATAAACTGGCTCCTTATTTCATTGTTAGTCTTTTGGTAATTATCGGAGTTACCATTGTACTATCCCTCATTTTAGGGGCAATACTATTATCAAGAGCAGCGCTAACAGGTGTTGGAATGCCAGGTATGTAA
- a CDS encoding response regulator transcription factor — MNEILIVEDHPLVAEGLQKLLADNGICVSCPVASSGAECIEILKNYIPSVVFLDINLPDINGIDLCKQILKMHPAIKVLALSSFGSRSFIEKIVENGASGYLVKNSDSEEIMAAIAAVKQGNKYFCKTSQQVLSSKTDGGLPVLTRREVEVMRYISDGLTNNEIAEQMFISPLTVDSHRKNLLTKLGAKNTASLVKIAMLHDLI, encoded by the coding sequence ATGAACGAGATTCTCATTGTAGAAGACCACCCACTGGTGGCCGAAGGCCTTCAGAAATTACTTGCCGATAATGGCATATGTGTTTCATGTCCGGTGGCTTCAAGCGGTGCAGAATGCATTGAGATACTCAAAAACTATATCCCTTCAGTCGTTTTTCTCGACATAAACCTGCCAGACATCAACGGAATTGATTTATGCAAGCAGATACTTAAAATGCATCCCGCAATAAAGGTTCTTGCATTAAGCTCGTTCGGTTCGCGCAGCTTTATTGAGAAAATAGTGGAAAACGGTGCCAGTGGATACCTGGTTAAGAATTCAGATTCGGAAGAAATAATGGCAGCAATTGCCGCAGTAAAACAAGGAAATAAATACTTTTGCAAAACATCGCAACAAGTTTTATCGAGCAAAACCGATGGCGGATTGCCGGTGCTTACCCGACGAGAAGTAGAAGTCATGCGATATATTTCGGATGGCCTCACCAACAACGAAATAGCAGAACAGATGTTTATCAGCCCGCTTACTGTCGACAGTCACCGCAAAAATTTACTTACCAAGCTGGGAGCCAAAAACACGGCATCTCTTGTAAAAATAGCCATGTTGCACGATTTAATTTAG
- a CDS encoding Ig-like domain-containing protein produces the protein MKTRIVLLALFILGSSRIQAQGIECGYRFIYGFDLEVIGFNPHTYYKVVELEEDENGPVDGPLRQQFAQWRMLNYANEAYYTNIKYSESADERFKLSKGPQNSSPTVSYDKLCYGSPTKNYSYYWGDFKNSVSFAQLPPPPFSEMLDYIIFGTVTNEERSTASNLQIKCINFRENQTIFERWDVIDSPESAYNVVEGASKEMISHLVNSRIAEYEKNKRDKSNEEDNGEVAIEPKFEFDQASYEVEYESLYDRTEEITITLTDCDGEPLKNKEILVEVKKGSILEDKVKTDEDGKAEVTYLAPENSCTDQIRASWKFKYPSGRTNKATKSASIKVKAPVRKIEAQITINTNSSTYTPSKEEPRQSTTQNYVITGKLACEIMRNRIIMYTETPERRSECDAGDHCPILSGSSNDIVRDPNDVTKTIKDERYPLYVGRDYSEMGYRYVGNQEKYVQTIVSKAEGANTIESIQLEIKAYVGAQGELPSLVPQYVIWLNGAMYLDKLRIHPEGNGSNMGWDDYQEKLVPTNNPNFIGIPYSISDADIRLNENQIYDQLIIKDVKGLDDYLLKPVGSYTITASGNRYTKDESFESEGTIKVTITFNPAPIEKDPDWDNW, from the coding sequence GTGAAAACAAGAATTGTTCTTTTAGCACTTTTTATTCTGGGTTCAAGCCGAATACAGGCACAAGGCATCGAATGCGGTTATCGGTTTATCTATGGTTTCGATCTGGAAGTTATTGGGTTTAACCCACACACTTATTATAAAGTTGTTGAGCTGGAAGAAGACGAAAACGGCCCTGTTGACGGGCCACTTCGTCAGCAGTTTGCTCAATGGCGTATGCTGAATTATGCCAACGAGGCTTATTACACAAATATCAAATACTCAGAAAGTGCAGATGAAAGGTTCAAGTTGAGTAAAGGGCCTCAAAATAGCTCGCCCACTGTATCTTATGATAAACTTTGCTACGGAAGCCCAACAAAGAATTATAGTTATTACTGGGGCGATTTCAAGAATTCCGTTTCGTTTGCACAATTGCCTCCACCACCTTTTTCCGAGATGCTTGATTACATAATTTTTGGCACTGTTACAAACGAAGAGCGAAGTACTGCTTCTAATTTGCAAATTAAATGCATCAATTTCCGCGAAAATCAAACCATTTTCGAGCGGTGGGATGTCATTGACAGTCCTGAATCAGCCTATAATGTTGTTGAAGGTGCTAGTAAGGAAATGATTTCACATCTGGTAAATTCACGCATTGCGGAATACGAAAAAAACAAACGCGATAAATCGAACGAAGAAGATAATGGCGAGGTTGCCATTGAACCTAAGTTCGAATTTGACCAGGCATCGTACGAAGTGGAATACGAATCGTTGTACGATAGGACTGAGGAAATTACTATTACACTTACCGATTGCGATGGGGAGCCCTTGAAGAATAAAGAAATTCTTGTAGAAGTGAAAAAGGGGTCGATTTTGGAGGATAAGGTAAAAACCGATGAGGACGGTAAAGCCGAAGTCACTTACCTGGCCCCTGAAAATAGTTGTACCGACCAGATTCGTGCTTCGTGGAAATTTAAATACCCCAGTGGAAGAACCAACAAAGCAACAAAAAGTGCTTCTATAAAAGTGAAAGCACCGGTTAGAAAAATTGAAGCCCAAATTACGATAAACACCAATTCTTCCACTTATACTCCTTCAAAAGAAGAACCACGCCAATCGACCACACAAAATTATGTAATAACCGGTAAGCTTGCCTGCGAAATTATGCGCAACCGTATTATTATGTATACCGAAACCCCCGAAAGGCGCAGCGAATGCGATGCGGGAGACCATTGCCCCATACTTTCCGGTTCGTCGAACGACATTGTGCGCGACCCAAACGATGTTACAAAAACAATAAAAGACGAAAGATATCCTTTGTATGTCGGGAGAGACTACTCTGAAATGGGATACCGGTATGTGGGGAATCAGGAAAAATATGTTCAAACAATCGTTTCAAAAGCCGAAGGCGCCAACACGATTGAATCGATCCAACTCGAAATAAAAGCATATGTTGGTGCACAAGGTGAGTTGCCATCTTTAGTTCCCCAATATGTTATCTGGCTAAATGGAGCCATGTATTTAGATAAGCTTAGGATTCACCCCGAAGGCAATGGCAGTAATATGGGCTGGGACGATTATCAGGAAAAGCTGGTACCCACTAACAATCCTAATTTCATTGGAATACCCTACTCCATAAGCGATGCCGATATTAGGTTGAACGAAAACCAGATTTACGATCAACTTATCATCAAAGATGTGAAAGGATTAGACGACTACCTGCTTAAGCCGGTAGGTTCATATACAATTACAGCAAGCGGAAACCGCTACACTAAAGATGAAAGTTTCGAATCGGAGGGCACTATAAAAGTTACCATCACTTTTAATCCGGCTCCGATAGAAAAAGATCCGGATTGGGATAATTGGTAA